The sequence TGTGTGTTGGAGACGGGCCAAGGTCaggtggggtgggtgggggtcgCCTGCGTGGGCGTGCACGTCTACCAGCGCGACTAAAGAAAAGCATAGAATGTTTCCAACTTGTTTAACAAGCAGGCTGTcgtggttgccatggaaacactcGTGTAAACATGCTCATGTTGATCGTACTAATGCGTACTAATACTATGTAATGTTTACTCAGGCAGTGGGCGGGGCGTCCATCACCTTAGCCCAGGTGTCATTTTGTGGGGGCGACAACCTGATGAGATTGTTTCATTTCTCTTTCCATAGCAACGGCCACACCACCAGCCAGGGGCGGGCCCCACTCGGCCGTCGTCGGGGAGAAGATGGGCGGCGCCCTTGACCAATGAGATCCTCGGGATCACCGTGGGTTGCAGCGTGGTGACTCCTCTCCTACGACCCGGCGGGGGCCTACTATGGCAATGCATGATATGAGCGGTGCCAAGGGTTTCCCCTGTAAACAATGTGATATGGTCTGCCCGAGCACTCCCAGTCTTCTAGAGCACATGAAAGCACATTACCAGGAAGCAGAAAGTGCACGTTTCGAGTGTGAACAGTGTGGCCGACTTTACAAGCACGCAGCGAGCTTAGCCAACCACAAAAAGTCTCACGAAGTGGGCTCCTTCCAGTGTCCCGTCTGCACCCGGACCCTACCCAACGCCGTGGCCCTCAAAAACCACCTTCGCATACACACGTTGTCCCCGAGCAGCGTGCACGCCGAGGAAGAGAGCGAGGAGGCGCCCGAGGAGGGAGGTCATCACGAGAGGGACTACGCCCTTGCTCAGGACCTCCCGGACAGCTTTGGTCGCCCTCATCTGAACAACAGCACCTTGCACGGGCACGAAGCGGACGAGCACGACAAGAAAAGTTCCCCCGGGTCGGACGACGCCTGGGACCGACCGTTCAAGTGCGACCAGTGTGATCGAACCTACCGGCACCACGGCAGCCTGGTGAACCACAAGAAGTGTCACCAGCAAGGAAGCTTTAAGTGCTCTGTGTGCTTCAAACAATTCAGCAACCTGGCCGCCCTCAACAGCCACGAGAGAACCCACACCAAGTTCAAGAACCCGGCTGCGTCCATGGTGAGCAGCGGCGGCAGCCTCCTGGAGTCGGAGCGCCGCACCGGCAGCTCTCAGGCCGCCCAGAGCGACGCCGCCAACTCCTGCTTCTGCCACCTGTGTCAGATCGCGCTGCCCAACAAGGCCGACTTCCAGGAGCACGTTCTCCTGCACAACACCTCGTCACCTTCTCTCGGACTGTCCCGCAGCTTCCCTGGCATCATGCCCCACAATCTGAGTGCGGTTCGATCTCCGGCCTACACCCCGACCCTCGGGGACCCTTTACCCCTGCCGCCCTTGCCCAGTGACAAAAGGGGACCCTATGACCCCATAATGGGCCCTCCTGTCAACAATCCCATCTACACGTGTGCGTACTGTGGTGCCGGACATCCCGACCTGGAGACCCTGAAAGTACACTACCTGACGCATGACCCCCACTCGGCCTCCCACGGCCAGGATGGCGCCATCCTCAACTCGGACACGCTAAGTTCTGCTTCGCAGGGATCGGTGTCGTCTCCTTCCGGAGGCCGTGCGGCCCAGCCCAGTTCTCCTGGAGATGTGGAGCGTCGCTTCAAGTGTGGCGAGTGTGGCAAGAGCTACCGGCACGCGGGCAGCCTGGTCAACCACAAGCGCTGCCATCAGACGGGTCACTATCAGTGCAGCGTCTGTTGTAAGCAGTACCCTCATCTGGCGGCGCTGCACAGCCACCTGCGAAGCCACAAGGGCCGCGCCTCCAGCCAGCCTCTCAACGACGGCAGCGACTGGTTGTCTCCGGAGCCGCTCACGCTGGAATCTCAGCAGGGCTACGTGCAGGAGGGCAGTGGCACCACCCCTCCCCTCGCGCTTCCCGGAAACCTTGCTGACCCTGCCCACTTTGTATCGGACGGGGGGCACGGCAACGCTTTGGACTCCCTTGAATTCCACGACCGCTTTGACGGCAGCTCCATTTCCCAAAGTAGCTCCACTCACAGACCGGTCGACCGCCACGTGTGCGCCGACTGCGGTGAGATGTACGCTGACGTGTCTGGTATTAAGTCGCACATGTGCCCGCGCCGTGGTCAGCCTCCCCCTCCCCCTGCCCCTCCCCCTGGGCAGCAGCAGAGCAACATGTCCAACGGCTTTCTAGGCAACATGAACTACCACGGCACCAGCGCCACCGCCATGGCCTCTGGCAGCACCAGCGGCTTGAAGGAGGGGAGCAGCCAACGAGCGTACTCGCAGACGGGAGGCAAGAGGATGGCCAACGCTGacaaggatgatgatgatgatggagaagTCTACCAGTGCTCCGTGTGTGGAAACCACTATGCCAGTCTCAGAGCCCTGCGGAGCCATCTGCGGAGTCATGCCAATAATCCCACCGTCCCTGGACCGTCCAGCCTGGAGCAGGATTGGAGGATGATCTGCTCCACGTGTGGACAAAGTTTCTCCAGGAAGCAGGACCTCTTAAATCATCAGCTAGTCCACGGCCCACAAAGGCCAGACGGCCAGCAACAGGGCATCGTGGGGACTTCCACCAATGGCGGGGACAAGATGGACGGGCGCAGCCACATTTGCGTGGACTGCGGTATGTTTTTTGCTGACCGTCACCACCTGATCACCCACCTGTGTCCTGGTAAGAACCGAGCCAGCTCATTGGCTAAGCAGGGCCTCGGTGGAGCCAAAGGGATGTCTGGAGGTGAAGGCATTGGTGGCGGGGCGGCGGGAGGAAGCCGTGACTTTGCCGGGAATGGGCGTCGGCCATTGATGGAGCAAAGTGACAAGCCCCACAAGTGTGAGCAGTGTGGGCGGGGCTACAGACACCCGTGCTCCCTCCTCAACCACAAAAAGTCTCACAAGACGGGTGTGTTCCGCTGCTTGGTGTGTCAGAAACGTTACTACAACTTGCTGGCCCTCAAGAACCACCAGAGGACTCACTTTGATCTCAAGAGGTACGGCGCCATTTCACTCGCACCTCTCGCTGTGCTAGCAACCGTGTTGTGATCATTGATCCGTCCGGGAAGTGCAAAAGTCAACCACCACGCTGGGTGGCGACAAAAGAGGCGCAGTATGTTTGGAGCGCCTTTTGGGACAAATGATCATCTGTTTTGAGCATGTCTTCAGGAAATGACCGACGGCGTCAGTTAGCATGCGCTCGCTAACTAACTAACATGTGCTAACTGGCCTACCTCTTTGCCTCGGTCCTGGTCCCGGCCTCGCTTGGCCGTGGAGAGCCGTGCCCGCTCCTTAGCCGCTCCTTAACTTGTCTTTCCCTTTTCAAAATCCAGTCCTGGTGCTTTTGAGGAGCATCAGCATGTTCTAACCAACCGGGCGTCACTCTCTAGTCCTCATCACGTTCTTGGCTCCTGTGTAGAGTTCGACCTGGACTCCCATCCGCATGGGAGTACCCACGGTTTGAGTGGCAGGAAGCCTTTCTCGCCCGGTGCCTTTACTCTATAGTTACATTATTCATCGCCACgagaaattcacatttccagGAGCTCGGCCACGATGTCTGTTTGTAGTGTCATCATACATCATAAATGATAAGTGTAATATATACTGCTATTGTAATATCATTCCATATACATGTCTGTGTATATATACAACATAGTATATCTAATAATAACAGAAGGTGATGCATTCGGTGCCCAGGTAGCGTGCATGCAAAAAAGCCACCGTGAAAGCTTGGCGATCAGGAGTCACGGCGAGTGTTACGTAGCATGGCGGTTCTTTCATCACGTAGCATGGCGGTTCTTTCATCACGTAGCATGGCGGTTCTTTCATCGTTTGGGAGAACTTCCAGGTGAAATACCTACATCAAGGTGACCAAAGGGCATTCCTGCAGCAAATGgtagaaataaagaaaatgaaaaatgaggcaaaaaggcacaatgtaAGCAAAACGGTAACTTGGCATGTTTATAACTAATCATGACCCAAACCTTAGTccttaaatacagtatgtaggccTCTTCATGACCCAAACCTTAGTccttaaatacagtatgtagaccTCTTCATGACCCAAACCTTAGTCCtctaatacagtatgtaggccTCTTCGTGACCCAAACCTTAGTCCtctaatacagtatgtaggccTCTTCATGACCCAAACCTTAGTccttaaatacagtatgtaggccTCTTCATGACCCAAACCTTAGTCCtctaatacagtatgtaggccTCTTCATGACCCAAACCTTAGTccttaaatacagtatgtaggccTCTTCATGACCCAAACCTTAGTCCtctaatacagtatgtaggccTCTTCATGACCCAAACCTTAGTccttaaatacagtatgtaggccTCTTCGTGACCCAAACCTTAGTccttaaatacagtatgtaggccTCTTCATGACCCAAACCTTAGTccttaaatacagtatgtaggccTCTTCATGACCCAAACCTTAGTccttaaatacagtatgtaggccTCTTCATGACCCAAACCTTAGTccttaaatacagtatgtaggccTCTTCATGACCCAAACCTTAGTccttaaatacagtatgtaggccTCTTCATGACCCAAACCTTAGTccttaaatacagtatgtaggccTCTTCATGACCCAAACCTTAGTCCtctaatacagtatgtaggccTCTTCATGACCCAAACCTTAGTCCtctaatacagtatgtaggccTCTTCATGACCCAAACCTTAGTccttaaatacagtatgtagaccTCTTCATGACCCAAACCTTAGTccttaaatacagtatgtagaccTCTTCATGACCCAAACCTTAGTCCtctaatacagtatgtaggccTCTTCATGACCCAAACCTTAGTccttaaatacagtatgtaggccTCTTCATGACCCAAACCTTAGTccttaaatacagtatgtaggccTCTTCATGACCCAAACCTTAGTccttaaatacagtatgtaggccTCTTCATGACCCAAACCTTAGTccttaaatacagtatgtaggccTTTTTACAACATGAAAAAGATTTACCCCGCCCAGAATGAATGAGCATGATGAGCACACGCACTTCCTGTTGGTGACGTGGGCGTGCGCTGCGACCGGGAGCATGCGTATGTTGTGCATGTGAACGCGGGAGCGGCGGCAGATACTGAAATTGGCCTTTGTCCATTCTGACTGCAGGCACAAGTGTGAAGAATGCGGCAAGGCCTTCAAAATCCAAAAGCAGCTGATCAACCACTTGCGCCTCCACGAAGAACACCGGGCCAAAGGTCTGGTTCGCACCGGGCCAAATGTGTCGCGCTTCCAGCAGTCCGGACCGTCTCAACTGCAGAGCATGCGAGGGGAGTCGTCAAAGGGCGCCGCCATGAACATCAAATATGGCCACCAGGGCTTCAAAAAGCCCTACTCGTCGGCCGGAACGTCCAGGCCCCAGAAGTTTGACCCAGCTGAGAGCGGGCGGCGGCCTTTCGCCTGCGAGGAATGCGGAAAGACGTACCGGCATGCGGGCAGCCTGGCCAACCACAAGAACCTTCACAAAATTGGCGAGTACCACTGCAACGTGTGCAACTCCACGTACCCCAACAGGCTGGCCATGAAGAACCACCTGCGGCTCCACTTTGCCCAGAAGAAGCACAACTGCCAGGAGTGCGGGAAGGGCTTCCGCACCCAGAGGCAGCTGGCCACGCACACCACGGCCGGCCTGTGCAAGGGCCCGCAGGGTCCCGGCGCCCAAATGGATTTCGAGTGCGACGGCTGCTGCGAAGGCTTCCCCTCGGCCCAAGAGTTGGCGGCGCACGACTGCCCCGCCCAGCACCTGCCCTCGTCGTCCTCCGCCGGGAGCTCGTCCACCGTCAGCATGGAGAGGGGCTCGGTGGACCTGGACTCGGACGAGAGGCCCTACGCCTGCGACCTCTGCAATTGCGCCTACAAACACGCCAGCTCTTTGCTCAACCACAAGCACACGCACAAGACGGGCAACTTCCGCTGCAACTTCTGCGACAAGCCCTACACCAACTACATGGCGCTGCGCAACCACATGCGCATCCACACGCAGCGCAAGAAGCACATCTGCCACACCTGCGGGAAGGCCTTCCGCCTCGCCCGCTTCCTCCGCAACCACCAGAAGGTTCACGAGGAGGGCGCCACGCCCTTCGGCTGCCCCACCTGCGGGAAGAGCTTCCAGGGGAGGTCGGGTCTGGCCAGACACCGCTGCGGGGACAACCAGGTAGGCATGGAAGTCAGGAGGAAGCCGACCGCCGCCGCGGGAGAAGGCGAAGAATGTCGGTACACGTGAGTTGTCCTCGCTTGTTTGTCATTCTTGGAAGTGAAGTAGTGACCATGAATTCAGATCTCCACGTGTCTATTCCAGGTATATGATCTCCAATCCGGCTTCCTTGGGACCATTCGCGTGCCGGAATTCGGATTTTTCTGAAGTTTGGACAAATTGAATTAGTGGAGAGACCAGATAAGTCATCCCCGTTTGCTTTCAGTTAGCACCCACCATGTCTTCTTCTTTGTGTAATGTTGTGTGTTCTTGTGTGGAGACTCGTTTAGGAAGGGGAACGTCTCGGCGCCACTTTGGCCGCTCCGAGCTCTTAACTGGCTCAGCCGGATTCCAGATCATATACCTGTACGACATGCACGGCCACGGGCCCCCGCATCTAAccgcccgtgtgtgtgtgttgtgtgcatgCACAGGTGTGAACAATGCGGACGCTCCTACCGCCACGCCAGCTCCCTCCTCAACCACAAGAACACCCACACGCTCGGCATCTACCACTGCGCCGTGTGCCTCAAGACctactccaacctcctggcccTCAAGAACCACCGCCGCATCCACTCAGAGACGCGCCGCCACCGCTGCCACGACTGCGGCAAAGGGTTTCGTGTTTCCTCGCAGCTCTACAATCATCGGCGAGTGCATCAGAAGCAGCGGGAGCAGACCTGCACCTCGTGCCGGCGCGCCTTCCCGACTCGGGCGAGCTTCCGACTCCACATGGAGATCAGCCACGACCAGCCGGCTCAGCCCCAGAGGCCACGCCCCCCCCGTCACCAGCCGGGTTGGGGCTCGGGCCTGGACCTGACTTTGATGCAAGAGCAGGGACTGCACCCCGGCACCCGCCAGGCGCTGCCCAGGGCGCACGTGTGCGACCAGTGTGGGCGGTCCTACCGCCACGCCAGTTCCCTCGTCAACCACAAGAACAGTCACAAGACCGGAAGGTTCTTGTGCAACTCCTGTCACAAGGAGTTCCCCAACCTGATGTCCCTGAAGAACCACCGCCGCATCCACACCGAGCCCAAACGCTACCAGTGTCCCGAGTGCGGCAAGTCGTTCCGCGTGTCCACGCAGCTCATCTGCCACCGCCGCATGCACACCAAGGAGAAGCCCTTCATGTGCACGCACTGCGACAAGCGCTTCTCGTCCAAGTCCAATCTCAGGCACCACGTGAAGGTGCACTCGGCGCCCACCAGTTACCGGGGCCCGCCCCGCGGCCCCTTCATTTAAGTATGCATTCTCCTGGAGCCGCCCCCACCGCAGTGACACGCCCACCTGACAATACTGGATGCGCCTCATGAAGGGCGGAGCCGATGCAAAGACGTTGGGTGTGTGGTTTATCTTCACTGGTGGCCTTTGTCGCGCCTTTTCATGTCGGGGGCGGAGCTTGTTTGCCCTTATTTTGTGCAAGACAGGTGACTTACGgaccacgcccccccccccccccagctcccGCCTAACGTGCAGCTTCTCCGATTGGACAGtggtggtcacatgacaaccgCGCGTATTGCTCTGAAATGTCATAGTCACTCGGCATCTCTGAGCCGAGCTGAGGGCTCTTAGGACTGAAGCTCCGCCTCCTCGCCACTGAcctcatttatttatatgatgAACAGGTGTAATCGTGTGTAGTGGTCTTTAGCGCCGTCGCCATAATCCCTCCCCCCGAGTCTAAAAGGGACTTTGATGTAGCTTGCTGTATTTATTCTTTCAGCGTTGGACGAGCAGCGGTGCTAGTTTAGAAAACAAAAGCGTCATGTGATGTAAGCTGCCACCTCTCACTTTGTTTGTTCGCCTAGTTTCAGTCATGTGACACGTCAACACActtttataatacattttttgataACGTATAACCTTTACTGCTGAGCACTGACAATAAAAACACCTTAGCGTTAGCATGCTTGTCTGCGTACCTCGCCAGAGCAACCCCGGGTACGCCACGCCGAGCTACACGCCCAGCAgcaggctcctccccctccttcaCGTACGACTTTTACGCTCGCTTGTTAGCGCTGGACTTCCTTTTACGCTGCTTTCACATCAGGCAACCTTGTCTCTCCATTCGTGTCATGTAAACATCCTTCCATTCGCACGCAATGTTAggccattcacacacaccatgtaaacatctgtctggccattcacacacaccatgtaaacatctgtctgtccattcacacacaccatgtaaacatctgtatggccattcacacacaccatgtaaacatctgtctgtccattcacacacaccatgtaaacatctgtctgtccattcacacacaccatgtaaacatctgtctgtccattcacacacaccatgtaaacatctgtctgtccattcacacacaccatgtaaacatctgtctgtccattcacacacaccatgtaaacatctgtctgtccattcacacacaccatgtaaacatctgtctgtccattcacacacaccatgtaaacatctgtctgtccattcacacacaccatgtaaacatctgtctgtccattcacacacaccatgtaaacatctgtctgtccattcacacacaccatgtaaacatctgtctgtccattcacacacaccatgtaaacatctgtctgtccattcacacacaccatgtaaacatctgtctgtccattcacacacaccatgtaaacatctgtctgtccattcacacacaccatgtaaacatctgtctggccattcacacacaccatgtaaacatctgtctgtccattcacacacaccatgtaaacatctgtctggccattcacacacacgatgtaaacatctgtctggccattcacacacaccatgtaaacatctgtctgtccattcacacacacgatataaacatctgtctgtccattcacacacaccatgtaaacatctgtctggccattcacacacaccatgtaaacatctgtctgtccattcacacacaccatgtaaacatctgtctgtccattcacacacaccatgtaaacatctgtctggccattcacacacaccatgtaaacatctgtctgtccattcacacacaccatgtaaacatctgtctggccattcacacacaccatgtaaacatctgtctgtccattcacacacaccatgtaaacatctgtctgtccattcacacacaccatgtaaacatctgtctgtccattcacacacacgatgtaaacatctgtctgtccattcacacacaccatgtaaacatctgtctgtccattcacacacacgatataaacatctgtctgtccattcacacacaccatgtaaacatctgtctgtccattcacacacaccatgtaaacatctgtctggccattcacacacaccatgtaaacatctgtctggccat comes from Doryrhamphus excisus isolate RoL2022-K1 chromosome 15, RoL_Dexc_1.0, whole genome shotgun sequence and encodes:
- the si:dkey-89b17.4 gene encoding zinc finger protein 646 isoform X1; translated protein: MAMHDMSGAKGFPCKQCDMVCPSTPSLLEHMKAHYQEAESARFECEQCGRLYKHAASLANHKKSHEVGSFQCPVCTRTLPNAVALKNHLRIHTLSPSSVHAEEESEEAPEEGGHHERDYALAQDLPDSFGRPHLNNSTLHGHEADEHDKKSSPGSDDAWDRPFKCDQCDRTYRHHGSLVNHKKCHQQGSFKCSVCFKQFSNLAALNSHERTHTKFKNPAASMVSSGGSLLESERRTGSSQAAQSDAANSCFCHLCQIALPNKADFQEHVLLHNTSSPSLGLSRSFPGIMPHNLSAVRSPAYTPTLGDPLPLPPLPSDKRGPYDPIMGPPVNNPIYTCAYCGAGHPDLETLKVHYLTHDPHSASHGQDGAILNSDTLSSASQGSVSSPSGGRAAQPSSPGDVERRFKCGECGKSYRHAGSLVNHKRCHQTGHYQCSVCCKQYPHLAALHSHLRSHKGRASSQPLNDGSDWLSPEPLTLESQQGYVQEGSGTTPPLALPGNLADPAHFVSDGGHGNALDSLEFHDRFDGSSISQSSSTHRPVDRHVCADCGEMYADVSGIKSHMCPRRGQPPPPPAPPPGQQQSNMSNGFLGNMNYHGTSATAMASGSTSGLKEGSSQRAYSQTGGKRMANADKDDDDDGEVYQCSVCGNHYASLRALRSHLRSHANNPTVPGPSSLEQDWRMICSTCGQSFSRKQDLLNHQLVHGPQRPDGQQQGIVGTSTNGGDKMDGRSHICVDCGMFFADRHHLITHLCPGKNRASSLAKQGLGGAKGMSGGEGIGGGAAGGSRDFAGNGRRPLMEQSDKPHKCEQCGRGYRHPCSLLNHKKSHKTGVFRCLVCQKRYYNLLALKNHQRTHFDLKRHKCEECGKAFKIQKQLINHLRLHEEHRAKGLVRTGPNVSRFQQSGPSQLQSMRGESSKGAAMNIKYGHQGFKKPYSSAGTSRPQKFDPAESGRRPFACEECGKTYRHAGSLANHKNLHKIGEYHCNVCNSTYPNRLAMKNHLRLHFAQKKHNCQECGKGFRTQRQLATHTTAGLCKGPQGPGAQMDFECDGCCEGFPSAQELAAHDCPAQHLPSSSSAGSSSTVSMERGSVDLDSDERPYACDLCNCAYKHASSLLNHKHTHKTGNFRCNFCDKPYTNYMALRNHMRIHTQRKKHICHTCGKAFRLARFLRNHQKVHEEGATPFGCPTCGKSFQGRSGLARHRCGDNQVGMEVRRKPTAAAGEGEECRYTCEQCGRSYRHASSLLNHKNTHTLGIYHCAVCLKTYSNLLALKNHRRIHSETRRHRCHDCGKGFRVSSQLYNHRRVHQKQREQTCTSCRRAFPTRASFRLHMEISHDQPAQPQRPRPPRHQPGWGSGLDLTLMQEQGLHPGTRQALPRAHVCDQCGRSYRHASSLVNHKNSHKTGRFLCNSCHKEFPNLMSLKNHRRIHTEPKRYQCPECGKSFRVSTQLICHRRMHTKEKPFMCTHCDKRFSSKSNLRHHVKVHSAPTSYRGPPRGPFI
- the si:dkey-89b17.4 gene encoding zinc finger protein 646 isoform X2 → MAMHDMSGAKGFPCKQCDMVCPSTPSLLEHMKAHYQEAESARFECEQCGRLYKHAASLANHKKSHEVGSFQCPVCTRTLPNAVALKNHLRIHTLSPSSVHAEEESEEAPEEGGHHERDYALAQDLPDSFGRPHLNNSTLHGHEADEHDKKSSPGSDDAWDRPFKCDQCDRTYRHHGSLVNHKKCHQQGSFKCSVCFKQFSNLAALNSHERTHTKFKNPAASMVSSGGSLLESERRTGSSQAAQSDAANSCFCHLCQIALPNKADFQEHVLLHNTSSPSLGLSRSFPGIMPHNLSAVRSPAYTPTLGDPLPLPPLPSDKRGPYDPIMGPPVNNPIYTCAYCGAGHPDLETLKVHYLTHDPHSASHGQDGAILNSDTLSSASQGSVSSPSGGRAAQPSSPGDVERRFKCGECGKSYRHAGSLVNHKRCHQTGHYQCSVCCKQYPHLAALHSHLRSHKGRASSQPLNDGSDWLSPEPLTLESQQGYVQEGSGTTPPLALPGNLADPAHFVSDGGHGNALDSLEFHDRFDGSSISQSSSTHRPVDRHVCADCGEMYADVSGIKSHMCPRRGQPPPPPAPPPGQQQSNMSNGFLGNMNYHGTSATAMASGSTSGLKEGSSQRAYSQTGGKRMANADKDDDDDGEVYQCSVCGNHYASLRALRSHLRSHANNPTVPGPSSLEQDWRMICSTCGQSFSRKQDLLNHQLVHGPQRPDGQQQGIVGTSTNGGDKMDGRSHICVDCGMFFADRHHLITHLCPGKNRASSLAKQGLGGAKGMSGGEGIGGGAAGGSRDFAGNGRRPLMEQSDKPHKCEQCGRGYRHPCSLLNHKKSHKTGVFRCLVCQKRYYNLLALKNHQRTHFDLKRHKCEECGKAFKIQKQLINHLRLHEEHRAKGLVRTGPNVSRFQQSGPSQLQSMRGESSKGAAMNIKYGHQGFKKPYSSAGTSRPQKFDPAESGRRPFACEECGKTYRHAGSLANHKNLHKIGEYHCNVCNSTYPNRLAMKNHLRLHFAQKKHNCQECGKGFRTQRQLATHTTAGLCKGPQGPGAQMDFECDGCCEGFPSAQELAAHDCPAQHLPSSSSAGSSSTVSMERGSVDLDSDERPYACDLCNCAYKHASSLLNHKHTHKTGNFRCNFCDKPYTNYMALRNHMRIHTQRKKHICHTCGKAFRLARFLRNHQKVHEEGATPFGCPTCGKSFQGRSGLARHRCGDNQVGMEVRRKPTAAAGEGEECRYTYMISNPASLGPFACRNSDFSEVWTN